The following are from one region of the Populus trichocarpa isolate Nisqually-1 chromosome 8, P.trichocarpa_v4.1, whole genome shotgun sequence genome:
- the LOC7471431 gene encoding PHD finger protein At2g01810, translating into MAITTTIFEACSKKRKGSPLISTFNNSCSPPRPPPPPMPLHSGPFRDNIREFLKHCAEIEDYTVCHNPVWCALLLSDSTGVVFPLYVLEENIHSSHPRPLCDRCRCIGWSHHFVSKRRYHLIIPKDDQWNKPLNKESLEKNNHLLHGLIHCNGFGHLLCINGIEANSKFLHGKELMNLWDHLCSILQTREISVEDLSKKAGSMDLRLLHGVAYGRTWFGKWGYNFSRGSFGVTQQKYERAIQILSSLDVSKIIHDFINKRQGELVKRIINIYRDASETRLVTISDLFQFMLALNSTPLIRRKIALTLAAIPSKSSTHSAQQPETCLFKDPNHHSSFSFIAKFDESRWPARRLDDVVRVVLTTLEANGSKMDRQTLRDAVRQHIGDTGLIDFVIKNIDKVAVENRFIHRVVNPVTRKLVISLQDVVHEGKSEKKMESHADIPALEPGLDVNKDLHFLYNYVLLGYPDSHSVTLAIRAILDSKHFAKQWQFKGNNDHEDSFLGLVLRLRPSYNELVKELTRPLPPGELLVVPQYATVDELKLMVQCALRDTYYVMDKFAVKDVQIGKIEEKEYQDGVMCEVEQGVQVWVRGCGLDLDTKLRYQGGADDWTVDCGCGAKDDDGERMVACDVCHVWQHRRCNSIKDNEAAPRMFVCCRCKNGRKKY; encoded by the exons atggcCATCACAACCACCATATTTGAAGCTTGCAGCAAGAAACGAAAAGGAAGCCCTCTCATTTCCACTTTCAACAACTCTTGTAGTCCTCCTcgtccaccaccaccacccatgCCCCTTCATTCCGGCCCTTTCAGAGATAACATTAGAGAATTCCTCAAACATTGCGCTGAGATTGAAGACTATACTGTTTGTCACAATCCCGTTTGGTGTGCTTTGCTCTTGAGTGACTCCACCGGCGTCGTTTTCCCTCTCTACGTTCTTGAAGAGAACATTCACTCTTCTCACCCTCGCCCACTTTGTGATCGCTGCAGATGCATTG gttGGAGTCACCATTTTGTGTCAAAAAGAAGGTATCATCTGATAATTCCAAAGGACGATCAATGGAACAAACCTCTAAACAAAGAATCTCTTGAGAAAAACAATCATCTCTTGCATGGTCTCATTCACTGCAATGGCTTTGGTCATCTCCTATGCATCAATGGAATTGAAGCCAACTCAAAATTCCTCCATGGGAAAGAACTCATGAATCTCTGGGATCATCTCTGCTCAATTCTCCAAACCCG TGAAATTTCAGTGGAAGACCTGTCAAAGAAAGCCGGAAGCATGGACCTTAGGTTGCTTCATGGAGTTGCTTATGGGCGTACATGGTTTGGAAAATGGGGTTACAATTTCAGCCGTGGAAGCTTTGGGGTTACACAGCAGAAATATGAGAGAGCTATTCAAATCCTCAGCTCACTAGACGTCAGTAAGATTATTCATGACTTCATCAACAAAAGGCAAGGAGAATTGGTTAAAAGaatcattaatatttatagGGATGCTAGTGAGACACGGTTGGTTACCATTAGTGATTTGTTTCAATTCATGCTTGCTCTGAACTCCACTCCCCTAATCCGAAGGAAAATAGCCTTGACATTGGCTGCTATTccatcaaaatcatcaacacACTCAGCCCAACAACCagaaacttgtttatttaaggaTCCAAACCACCatagttccttttcttttattgctaAATTCGATGAGAGTAGATGGCCTGCGAGAAGATTGGATGATGTAGTCAGAGTGGTACTTACTACTTTGGAAGCTAATGGATCCAAAATGGATCGGCAAACCTTGCGTGATGCTGTTAGACAACACATTGGTGACACTGGTTTGATTGACTTTGTTATAAAAAACATCGATAAGGTTGCGGTGGAAAATCGATTCATTCATCGTGTTGTCAACCCAGTTACCAGAAAGTTAGTAATCTCACTTCAAGATGTTGTTCATGAAgggaaaagtgaaaagaaaatggaGTCCCACGCTGATATTCCAGCTCTAGAACCAGGATTAGATGTTAACAAGGATTTGCATTTTTTGTACAATTATGTTTTATTGGGCTACCCCGATTCTCATTCAGTTACCCTAGCAATCAGAGCAATCTTGGATAGCAAGCATTTTGCCAAACAGTGGCAATTTAAGGGCAATAATGATCATGAGGATTCATTTCTAGGGCTTGTTCTCCGGCTTAGGCCAAGTTACAATGAATTGGTGAAAGAGTTGACACGGCCATTGCCACCAGGTGAACTTCTGGTGGTCCCACAGTATGCTACTGTTGATGAGCTCAAATTGATGGTGCAGTGTGCCTTAAGGGATACATATTATGTAATGGACAAGTTTGCTGTGAAGGATGTACAGATAGGTAAAATAGAGGAAAAGGAGTACCAGGATGGGGTAATGTGCGAAGTGGAGCAAGGTGTGCAGGTTTGGGTTAGGGGGTGTGGGCTAGACTTGGATACAAAACTGAGGTATCAAGGTGGTGCTGATGATTGGACAGTGGATTGTGGGTGTGGGGCTAAAGATGATGATGGGGAGAGGATGGTGGCCTGTGATGTTTGCCATGTGTGGCAACATAGAAGGTGCAACAGCATTAAGGATAATGAAGCTGCCCCTCGTATGTTTGTATGTTGTAGGTGCAAAAATGGTAGGAAGAAGTATTGA